In Lodderomyces elongisporus chromosome 1, complete sequence, the DNA window GAGGTGGGGGGAAAGGAGGAAGCCcatttaaatttttccaaaaaaaaaaaaaaaaaattcaacctttttaattttgatttcGGCTTGCTTCAATAATGCGGAATACTTTGCTCAATTAAGATCTTTACTCATCATCTGTAACGAGAGAAGCCTAGTGCGTGGGAAATATAGTcactttctctttgttcCCAATTCCATACTATACATTAAGTGCCTTCACACCCTTCGTCAACTGTACTATATTTCCCAACTTGTCATACTGTACTTCTTcctctacttcttcttcttcttctgtatTCGAATTTGTCGGCAGTAGCAAGCTTTTCGGCGTTCCATTCcgctttttttcaataatatTACCCAATTTATCATACTCAACTTcactctcttcttcttcttcatcttcttcttcatcatcatcatcttcatcattaaAATGATTATCCGCTAACTGGTCATTTCCTTGCTTTCTCTTAATGATATTTCCCAAATTGTCATACTCAACTTCACTTTCTTCTACTTCCagttcatcatcatcttcttcttcttcttctttatcctCTTCTATTTCCagttcttcatcatcattatcgtTGTCACTCTGAACACCTTTTCTGTTGACATTACCCAACATCCAGACATCCTCATTCTttgctctttcttttctgtccttggcttctttttcaatcttcttCAACCACTCATCTTGTGCTTTCAATATACTTTCTGAATATGTACACTTTTGATAAACAGTCAACAACTCTTTATTGATTTTTAAAAACGTCAAGCCCCAACTAAAGTTTTCTAAGAGCAATTCTGCCCAGTCCATATGCCCAACAATAGCAAAACATGCTGCCAATGCCTCGACACAGTTTAATTTCCATGGTCTACCGTAGTTCACAGGGTTGGCAGCAACAAGATAAGGTAATAATCTCTCGTGCTTTCCTCCAATTTTCCCAAAAGGGATTTCATCTAAACGAGCCCACGAACATTCAACCACAGCTGCACCGTGCGACTCTACAATTTCAAGATCATCTGGGCACACAGTGGATTTCCCATTGGGTGAGACAACGATACCTTGAAATTTTTGACCAACGCGTAGATTCTTAATAAGACCAAGACGCTCGAGCTTTTTTCCACTGCACCGTTTTGGGTCACAGTGGTCAAAATCCCACATTGCTAATTTAGTAGGAAACTTTCTGCTGCTCAGAGAGGATAGATTGGAGCCATTAGAGGCATCTAGGACAATAGACGATGAGCCTAGCTCCTGGCGACCTTTACGAATATGGTGCTGCTTTGATTTGTGACCGTTGGATGTGCGTGAGCTAGATGTATTCCTATCCTCACTAGATTTGTTCTTGCCCTTACCCATGGTACTGTGATTATATGTTGCTTTGTTTCTGACTTTACGTTAGTAGGTCTGTATGTGTCTGTATGTGTCTATATACctctgtgtgtgtttgaGATGAATCAATTAGTTAAGAAAAACATGTTAAATTCTAGGTAAGATGTGCTGCTCACTAAATAAAACCaaattctatttttttttcttttaactTCTAcatcttctccttcttcttcttcgtctacATTTTTGCGCATTTCCGTTTGCAACCAGAATTTGCACCAAATTACTGCAAAGTTGTTGCCAAtctgaaaaacaaaaattattatCAAGGCGAGTTTAGTGTTTCTTGATCATGTTGTGAAATAAAAAGCCACTACAATTGATTTCAACAGGAATTTGCTCAATTTGTTTCCTACAGATATTTCTACTTTTTGAACaacattaaaaaaatgaagaaaataaaataaaattaaaaaaaaaattgaaaaatataatattatacattaaagaaaatagtCATTATAAAgtagaaattgaaaaaggaaaacttttttttttatttatttcccatgcctttgctttttttttgcctttttttttgcctttatttttgcctttttttgcctttatttttgtcttttttttggcccttttcttttgggtTCAAATCCTCTAtcgaaaaacaaaagttggaaaagaaaaaaaggaaaaagtatGAATAGTAAAACGTTGCAATATGTATCCATTAGAAATCCTCATCAAAGGTGAATTCATTAGCATTCTTGTCTTCGGACTTGGCCATGACACCTGCCTTTTGGTAATCAGAAACCCTCTTTTCGAAAAAGTTGGTTTTACCAGCAAGTGAGATGTTTTCCATAAAGTCAAATGGATTGGTAACCTTGTAAATCTTTTCATTGCCCAATGCCACCAAAAGTCTATCGGCAACAAACTCAACGTATTGGCACATCAATTTACAGTTCATTCCCAAAAGACTCACTGGCAAGGCATCAGTAAagaattctttttcaatctccACTGCTTCAGAGATAATCTTCTCAACAATCTTTGGGTCTGGTCTATTCTCCAAGTGACTAAACAAGAGACATGCGAAATCAGTGTGCAAACCCTCGTCTCTGCAGATCAACTCATTGGAAAAGGTTAAACCTGGCATCAAtcctctctttttcaaccAGAAAATAGAAGCAAAAGAGCCACTGAAAAACACACCCTCAACGGcagcaaaagcaacaagACGTTCAGCGAAAAGGGCATTGTCATCATTGATCCAACGGATGGCCCAGTCggcttttttcttaatctGTGGGATGTTGTCGATGGCGTTAAAGAGGAAATCAGCCTCCTTGGGGTCCTTGATATAAGTGTCAATCAACAAAGAGTAAGTTTCGGAATGGATGTTTTCCATCATGATTTGGAAACCATAAAAACTCTTGGCCTCAGGGATTTGCACTTCTGCAGAAAAGTTTTCAACCAAGTTTTCATTAACAATACCATCAGATGCAGCAAAGAAAGCGAGAATTCTTGAGATGAAAaatctttcattttcattcaatttgtttttccaatCGTGCATGTCTTTGCCCAAATCGATTTCCTCTGCAGTCCAAAAGGATGCCTCGGCCTTCTTGTACATTTGCCAGATTTCGTGGTAACGGATTGGGAACATCACGTATCGAcgtttgttttctttaagGAGAGgttcatctttttcagcTTCTTTGATTTGACGTCTGTGTGCCTTGTGTGTAGTGAGGAACTGGTCGTGTTCGTCTTGATCCTTATCTTGTTCGTCCTGTGTAGACTCTTTGGTAACTTCACTTGTAGTTGGTTTGCTAGCATTCAATGAGGCCTTGACTTCGTGAATGGTTTGTGCTTCGTCCTTGGCCTTAGCTTCGGCAGCTAGTTTATCAGTCAAAGATTTACCTGGTGTTTGTGACATGTCGaggttgttgattttgccTGTTAATCCTCTAGTTGGTGTTTCTGTTAATGACATTTGAAATGACGCGTATGCTGtaaaactaaaactaaaatcaaaaaaaaaaatagaataaaagaatggaGTTAGAAGGAAATGataaactttttctttcttataatgaaacaaattaaTGAATGGAcgtgtttattttttaaataagCAGTGTATGTAACTTGTGTATAAGACTAACTGCAAGTCAATTGAGTAAGTCAAGTGTGTAATGAAATgggttgatgatgatgtttaaaaaggaagaggaaagaggaaaaaaaaaaaaaagagagaaagaaagagaggagGTGATGAGTGATGGAGTTGGGTGAGAATAGGATAtgcttttatatttatttcaCGAGAAGCAATTAAATGCGTCTATACGTGTTTGGCAGCGCTAGTTTGTTAGCGTGTTTGTTAGCGTGAGGGTGTGCATCGTGTATACGTGTTGAAACTGGTAGTACTCTTTTCCGATACCTGCAAAAGGTCAAAGGAGAGAGAACACAGAGCTGAGGAGTCACAATAATactaaaagagaaaagataGGGTGGGTGGAGGGATATGGCACAAAGTGGAAATTGGCAAAGTGTAAACAAATGCAAATTTCCTGGCGATTGTTGATACTTTGTAACTAACTATTCCTCACTCATAGGGATTAGACAAAGAATGGTGGTAACagttgtgtttgttgttgtcctAATTTGGAAAGTGGTATAgcttttatttcttatcTAAAAGTAACTAACAagtgctttgctttgcttttcttgcTCTGCTTCTTTGCTCTGCTTCTTTACTGAAATTcggtttattttttgtagaGATGATGctctttattgtttttctttttttttttagtctGTTTTGACTTTGCTTCTCAGTActaggaggaggaggaggggaggaaagaaagaaagaagggcGGATTAAGTGAAAAAAACTGGTAGTGTACTCATGGACAAAGTAAGACCATAAAACATccatacacacatacattaAACCTAGTTTTTCTCCTTTCAATATTTATACGCGTCGATATTAAAGCAATTAGATGAAAAATTGTGTGCAACGAGCAAACAAGTTGTGTGAGAAAAGAATTTTGTGTCATGAATTAGGGACGAGGTctttcaaagaaaaacgaaaaaagaaaaaaggaaaaagtaCGCGTCGCGCTATTCTAATCAATCCGTGAAACTCACGTACAGACGAGTTCAGTGGGTTTTCTTAACAATTGACGTATCTCACCACCCTTACATCCATTACACTTCCACAACACTGTTTGTATTTCCAGCATACAAGGAAGATCCTTTATTTCAATAATGTCAATTTGTGTAGAATAAAGAGTagtgaaaacaaaaagaaaaaaaagagagagagagaggaaatAATAAAATGGACTGAACCAATAAATTCACCAACGATtgaaaagttaaaaaatggaaaaatcAATCAGTTTGTAGTGGTGCTTGTAAGAACAATACctgaataaaaagaaagcccaaaaaatacaaagaaccaaaaaaaaaaaaaggaacttgaaaaaaagaattgaaactAAATctgcaaaatcaaaacatgACACGCGCTTCGTTTAATATGTCCACCAACCTTAGCACTCTACAAACACATGTCACACACGCGTATCATTACTAAAGATGATAAATCTGGACTACGAGTCAAAGTGTAAACAATCCATACAATAATCAATCTCAGTGCCCTTTTGACAATGAGTTCAATTAGTAATACTGACTAACGGAACTTTATGCTTCTATATGCATTAATCATATACACTTGTATATAAggacatacatatatatattcccTTATCGTAGATAGTATCAACATATCTTTCCGATCTCGGAATCTCCCCCCGATTTCTGCCAAGTTTTTGCTGCTTCTAAACAACAACTGTAGAAACCACCACTCCTACGATATatgcaacagcaacataCACACTGTATACGATAACTAATATCATTCAATGATGGCTAAACGAATAAGCACTACAAACGAATAAAACGAATAAAACGAAAGGAACGAAAGAAACGAAAGAAACGAAAGAGACGAAAGAAATGAATGAATAAAGTaatcaaaaataaacaaaatatgCATTAtaaacaaagcaaataCAATAAACAAAGTAAACGAAATAAACTAtaaattgatttttttctctttttttcgaaaaaaaaggaaaaaaaaaatcttatGGCATAACTATACGATACGAATAGTACGATACAACATCAGTGTCTACCCAATCTATAAacaatcaacatcaacaccgAGATTATCAAGAACTAGAGCCagcagctgttgttgctattttgccaaaatgaaatgaaaatatgCTCTTTTCCCATCTTCCTCACGTGATTCCTTCTTCACTAAGTAAatacagacacagacagaaaaaaaaaaaccagaaTTTTTGCTCCTGCGCTTAAACCCTTAATGGACTTGCAATCCTGGGACTGCCAAATCTAACCGAGTCATCCACACTAGATACATCATCAAATTGAGGACTCATTGGTGGAGATATCATAGTGCTATCATACCCCAACTGCCCAacttgttgctgctgttgttgctgttgttgcacttgcaattgttgttgctgttgctgctgttgttgtcttTCAAACAATTTCCCGACATTTCCTGAGCCACGATATGGTTTCTTATTCATCAACTGCATTATCCTGTCTTGTATGATATCCTCCATCTGAAACTGATTCATTTGGATGTGGTACTGCTGGGCAAACGCATTATGGGCCTCTGTTGTCGACAAGTACTGATAGTGTGGCAAAGATGGGTAGCCAAACAACATCGAGTCAGGGTTGGCTTTTTCACTGAGCAAATGCTTGGGTCTACCATACAATTTAAATGCATCAATTGCTGGTATAAAGTTTCTAATCATTGTCTCAGCAGCATCAACACCAGGGTGTGGTACAGGCATTATATAGATCAGACTAGTGGGGACAAATGCATCTTTATGTTTcttgaaaaatgaagagtCATTTTTGCTCATATCAAAGGAATTGGTGGTGTCTGATCTTGTTCTTGCGTGTGTTTTGGGATTGGcttgattgaaaaatgaaCTTGTTGAGTTTACAGATCCCGATCTTGATCTGGACCTGGATCTAGTTTGGGAGCCTGATGAGGAGATGGAGTTTAAAGAAGCCATTGAGGAAAGAGATTTGATCGAATCTGATCTTGAGATCGACTGGTTCTTGGCGATAATCTTTCGTGGTTCTTGCAGTTGCAATTGTGGATTCAGGTTCGATGTTTGGGAGTAGGGGAAAACGTGTTCGAATTTTTTGCTCACGTGAACATTGCCCAAGGCATTCATTATCGAATTCAGTTCAACGAGATTGAGTTGTTCTGGAAACACATTGTAAATGTGGGCCAAGTCGGATATATATGCAATAAGGTACTTTTTGTGCATTTTTTTGTCAGAAGGGTAAAACTCGATGCGCCCAAGGTGGTGTTTGTCGCTGGGTAAAATCACCATGTATACTTTGATCCATTTAGGCGACACTTCGGGCAATCTGATATTGCACCAATCGAAATGAGGAAACCTCTTTTTGTGTGATAACAAAACGTGGATGTCCAGTAATTTGGAGCCTCTTGCAGACAACAAAACCGCAGTGAATGCTTCGTTCAACTTGACGTATTCAAACTTGGACAAGGCAATTGCACTAAGCCATTTCACCAAATCTCCCTTGTGGAAATTTATCGTAACATCCTTGAATGCGAGCAAGTTGTTAATCACCTCGTACTTGGCATCCATGATATCAAAGGTTCTAAACTTgtattcatcatcaatatcgACATCGACATCTGCTCTTGAAATCTGCCATGTTAACTGTTGTCCGACGAGTTGTGCATAGACTTCGATCCATACATCGCCCTCGCCTAGAATCTGGAATGCGCCATGGCAATATGTGCGTATTTGGTTGGCTCTGATAAGTGTATCTATAGGTTTGAACTTCACAAGCTCTTCGTTGAAGGATGATTttggttcttgttgttgtagttgttgttgatgttgatattgatgttgttgttgttgtggtaatggtaatggtggtggtaaagGTGCATCAGGACTATTTTCGGCTGAAGTTACAGAGACTTCTTCGTCGTTGCCCAATACAAAGTTGTCGTTGCTTTTTCCACTGCCGCTACTGCTATTGTAGCTTCTACTTGCATCGCTTCTGCTTCCTTCGCTTCCATCGG includes these proteins:
- the RNR2 gene encoding Ribonucleotide-diphosphate reductase (RNR), small subunit, with amino-acid sequence MSLTETPTRGLTGKINNLDMSQTPGKSLTDKLAAEAKAKDEAQTIHEVKASLNASKPTTSEVTKESTQDEQDKDQDEHDQFLTTHKAHRRQIKEAEKDEPLLKENKRRYVMFPIRYHEIWQMYKKAEASFWTAEEIDLGKDMHDWKNKLNENERFFISRILAFFAASDGIVNENLVENFSAEVQIPEAKSFYGFQIMMENIHSETYSLLIDTYIKDPKEADFLFNAIDNIPQIKKKADWAIRWINDDNALFAERLVAFAAVEGVFFSGSFASIFWLKKRGLMPGLTFSNELICRDEGLHTDFACLLFSHLENRPDPKIVEKIISEAVEIEKEFFTDALPVSLLGMNCKLMCQYVEFVADRLLVALGNEKIYKVTNPFDFMENISLAGKTNFFEKRVSDYQKAGVMAKSEDKNANEFTFDEDF
- the TSR3 gene encoding ribosome biogenesis protein tsr3 (BUSCO:EOG092656RK); protein product: MGKGKNKSSEDRNTSSSRTSNGHKSKQHHIRKGRQELGSSSIVLDASNGSNLSSSSSRKFPTKLAMWDFDHCDPKRCSGKKLERLGLIKNLRVGQKFQGIVVSPNGKSTVCPDDLEIVESHGAAVVECSWARLDEIPFGKIGGKHERLLPYLVAANPVNYGRPWKLNCVEALAACFAIVGHMDWAELLLENFSWGLTFLKINKELLTVYQKCTYSESILKAQDEWLKKIEKEAKDRKERAKNEDVWMLGNVNRKGVQSDNDNDDEESEIEEDKEEEEEDDDESEVEESEVEYDNLGNIIKRKQGNDQLADNHFNDEDDDDEEEDEEEEESEVEYDKLGNIIEKKRNGTPKSLLSPTNSNTEEEEEVEEEVQYDKLGNIVQLTKGVKALNV